A single genomic interval of Thermoanaerobacter uzonensis DSM 18761 harbors:
- the fmt gene encoding methionyl-tRNA formyltransferase — protein MKIVFMGTPDFAVPSLQKLFEEGYDVAAVVTQPDKQKGRGMKLSFSPVKEVALQKGVEILQPEKIKNNPEFLNRLKEINPDVIVVAAYGKILPEEVLTLPKYGCINVHASLLPKYRGAAPINWAIINGERETGITTMLMDKGLDTGDMLIKKSIPILEEDDAGTLHDKLSRLGAEVLIETLKALEKGTLIPVKQREEEASYSPILTKEMGHIDWNKTAEEIRNLIRGMKPWPGCYTFYGDKMLKIWKGEIVEYNGNEENGTVLKSKGDLIVKCGKDALKIVEIQQEGSKKMGIREYLIGHNIPEGTIFR, from the coding sequence TTGAAAATTGTCTTTATGGGGACGCCTGACTTTGCCGTCCCCTCTTTGCAAAAACTTTTTGAAGAAGGGTATGATGTGGCTGCAGTGGTTACGCAGCCAGATAAACAGAAAGGAAGAGGAATGAAACTTAGTTTTTCTCCTGTCAAAGAAGTGGCATTGCAAAAAGGAGTAGAAATTTTACAGCCGGAGAAAATAAAAAACAATCCAGAGTTTTTAAACAGGTTAAAAGAGATAAATCCCGATGTCATAGTTGTTGCAGCTTATGGAAAGATTTTGCCTGAAGAGGTTTTGACACTGCCCAAATACGGCTGCATAAATGTCCATGCTTCTCTTTTGCCCAAATACAGAGGAGCTGCTCCGATTAATTGGGCTATAATCAATGGTGAAAGAGAAACGGGTATTACTACAATGCTTATGGATAAGGGATTGGATACAGGAGATATGCTTATCAAAAAATCTATTCCTATTTTAGAGGAAGATGATGCGGGAACACTTCATGATAAGCTTTCTCGATTAGGAGCAGAGGTTTTGATAGAAACCTTAAAGGCGTTAGAAAAAGGTACTTTGATTCCTGTGAAACAGCGGGAAGAGGAGGCTTCTTATTCACCAATACTTACTAAAGAAATGGGACATATAGATTGGAATAAAACGGCAGAAGAAATACGAAATTTGATAAGGGGAATGAAGCCTTGGCCTGGTTGTTATACTTTTTATGGGGATAAAATGCTAAAAATTTGGAAAGGCGAGATAGTTGAATACAATGGGAATGAAGAAAATGGAACAGTTTTAAAGTCAAAAGGGGATTTAATCGTGAAATGCGGTAAAGATGCCTTAAAGATAGTAGAAATTCAACAAGAAGGTTCTAAAAAAATGGGTATTAGGGAATATTTAATAGGTCACAATATACCTGAAGGGACAATCTTTAGATAA
- a CDS encoding DUF116 domain-containing protein, whose product MKGKKRVFLGILAVTFLVLNLIVLGILYVINRGRIELYKYLLMTLMIFVLFLMALIVAVIGATFYVVVSKKSNKFLSSFIANFLDLFYPLVVFVARVLDLKIEKVEQSYIEIKNFLFNKNIKRYASQDILILAPHCIQYSGCKFKVTYDIDNCRRCGKCQINDLVNFKEKYGVNVAVATGGTLARKVVRDTKPKVIIAIACERDLTSGMQDVKQIPVYGIINERPNGPCFNTRVDVQKIEETIKKLLNGG is encoded by the coding sequence TTGAAGGGGAAAAAAAGAGTTTTTTTGGGGATATTGGCAGTTACCTTTTTGGTTTTGAATTTAATTGTTTTGGGAATTTTATACGTAATAAATAGAGGTAGAATTGAACTTTATAAATATCTACTTATGACGTTAATGATTTTTGTTCTTTTTTTGATGGCTTTAATTGTAGCTGTTATTGGAGCAACTTTTTACGTGGTGGTCAGTAAAAAATCTAACAAATTTTTAAGTTCTTTCATAGCAAATTTTTTAGACCTTTTTTATCCTCTAGTGGTGTTTGTAGCAAGAGTTTTGGATTTAAAGATTGAAAAGGTAGAGCAGTCTTACATTGAAATAAAGAATTTTTTGTTTAATAAAAATATAAAGAGATATGCTTCACAAGACATATTGATATTGGCACCTCATTGCATACAATACAGCGGATGTAAATTTAAAGTGACTTATGATATAGATAATTGTAGACGATGTGGAAAGTGCCAAATCAATGATTTGGTAAACTTTAAAGAAAAATATGGTGTAAATGTGGCAGTTGCTACTGGAGGTACTCTTGCAAGAAAAGTAGTAAGGGATACAAAGCCAAAGGTAATAATAGCAATTGCTTGTGAAAGAGATTTGACAAGTGGCATGCAAGACGTGAAGCAAATCCCTGTTTATGGTATAATAAATGAGAGACCTAATGGCCCTTGCTTTAACACTCGGGTAGATGTGCAAAAAATTGAAGAGACTATAAAAAAATTGTTAAACGGAGGGTGA
- a CDS encoding zinc metallopeptidase, translating into MFWDTTIILLIPALIFAMYAQAKVQSTFSKYARVRNRYGYTSEEVARKILDSMGLYDVRIERIPGNLTDHYDPRTKVLRLSESVYGSESIAAIGVAAHEAGHAIQHAKGYVPLTVRNSLVPVANLGANLAWPLVILGFFMGAPGLHLINIGILLFSAAVLFQVITLPVEFDASNRAIALLQSNALFTREDIEPARKVLQAAALTYVAAALVSIMQLLRLIIIRNSRE; encoded by the coding sequence ATGTTTTGGGATACTACAATAATACTTTTAATACCTGCTTTAATATTTGCTATGTATGCACAAGCTAAGGTGCAGAGCACTTTTAGCAAGTATGCTCGCGTCAGAAATAGATATGGATATACCTCCGAGGAAGTAGCGAGAAAGATATTGGATAGTATGGGGCTTTATGATGTTAGAATTGAAAGGATACCGGGCAATTTGACTGACCATTATGATCCAAGAACAAAAGTTTTAAGACTTTCTGAATCTGTTTATGGGAGTGAATCTATAGCTGCAATAGGAGTAGCTGCCCATGAAGCAGGGCATGCGATACAACACGCAAAAGGCTATGTGCCTTTGACTGTAAGAAACAGTCTTGTTCCTGTAGCTAATTTAGGGGCTAATTTAGCTTGGCCGTTAGTAATTTTGGGATTTTTCATGGGTGCTCCTGGATTACATTTGATAAATATAGGTATACTTCTTTTTAGTGCAGCAGTGCTTTTTCAAGTTATTACTTTGCCTGTAGAATTTGATGCAAGCAATAGGGCAATAGCGCTTCTTCAATCAAATGCGCTTTTTACAAGAGAAGATATTGAACCCGCTCGGAAGGTTTTACAAGCTGCTGCTTTGACTTATGTAGCTGCAGCATTAGTTTCTATTATGCAACTATTGAGATTGATTATTATAAGAAATAGCAGAGAGTAA
- the rsmB gene encoding 16S rRNA (cytosine(967)-C(5))-methyltransferase RsmB, with protein sequence MKPREIAYKILQEVLSKEAYANITFNKYLKGQELKEIDRGFTKELVFGVIERKYTLDFILSFFVKKAPDLKTMIFLEMGLYQLLYMDKVPSYAAINETVNIAKKVLGTKRANFINAVLRNYEREKERVIFPDKERDLKQYLKVTYSYPEWIVERLLNNYDEEKAEELLKSLNERPEICYRVNTLKIDIEDFKRLLDSYGIAYKKGYYLEEALYIDIKNPESHQLYKEGLIYIQDEASMLVSKTLNPKEGDTVIDVCAAPGGKTTHIAQLMKNSGEVIAFDLHPHRLELIKENCKRLGITNVKTEVFDSTFVNEKYLEKADKVLADVPCTGIGIIRKKPDIKLKNYTRKEISELIETQYKILDSSSKYVKKGGFLVYSTCTIGKEENQNIIMKFLKEHPNFKLVDIKVEMPSGLSIETDSRYVQTTPLEHEIDGFFISKLRRIK encoded by the coding sequence ATGAAACCAAGAGAAATAGCGTATAAAATACTTCAAGAAGTGTTGTCAAAAGAAGCTTATGCGAATATTACCTTTAATAAGTATTTAAAAGGACAAGAATTAAAAGAAATAGATAGAGGTTTTACTAAAGAGTTGGTATTTGGTGTTATTGAAAGAAAGTACACATTAGATTTTATACTTTCTTTTTTTGTAAAGAAGGCTCCGGATTTAAAAACCATGATTTTTCTTGAAATGGGATTATACCAGCTTTTGTACATGGACAAAGTTCCTTCTTATGCAGCTATAAATGAGACAGTTAATATAGCTAAAAAAGTATTAGGGACAAAGAGAGCAAATTTTATAAATGCAGTTTTAAGAAACTATGAGAGAGAAAAAGAAAGAGTAATTTTCCCTGATAAAGAGAGGGATTTAAAGCAATATTTGAAGGTAACATATTCTTATCCTGAGTGGATTGTGGAAAGATTACTAAATAATTATGATGAAGAGAAAGCAGAGGAGCTTTTAAAAAGTTTAAATGAAAGGCCTGAAATTTGCTACAGGGTTAATACTCTAAAGATTGATATTGAAGATTTCAAAAGGCTATTAGATTCTTACGGTATAGCTTATAAAAAAGGCTATTATCTAGAAGAAGCATTGTATATAGATATTAAAAATCCTGAAAGTCATCAATTGTACAAAGAAGGGCTTATTTACATTCAGGATGAGGCTTCTATGTTGGTTTCTAAAACTTTAAATCCTAAAGAAGGAGATACAGTGATAGATGTATGTGCTGCTCCTGGTGGTAAAACGACTCATATAGCACAATTGATGAAAAATAGTGGTGAAGTTATCGCTTTTGATTTGCATCCTCATAGATTAGAGTTGATAAAAGAAAATTGTAAAAGATTAGGAATTACAAACGTAAAAACCGAGGTCTTTGACTCTACTTTTGTTAATGAAAAGTATCTGGAAAAGGCTGATAAAGTCTTAGCGGATGTTCCTTGTACGGGTATCGGTATAATCAGAAAAAAACCCGATATTAAGTTAAAGAATTATACGAGAAAAGAAATTTCAGAATTAATTGAAACTCAATATAAAATATTAGATTCCAGTTCAAAATATGTAAAAAAAGGTGGATTTTTAGTGTATAGTACCTGCACTATAGGAAAAGAAGAAAATCAAAATATAATAATGAAATTTTTAAAAGAACACCCTAATTTTAAATTGGTTGATATAAAAGTTGAGATGCCAAGTGGATTAAGCATTGAAACTGATTCTAGATATGTGCAAACTACGCCATTAGAACATGAAATTGATGGTTTTTTTATAAGTAAGTTAAGAAGGATAAAATAG
- the rlmN gene encoding 23S rRNA (adenine(2503)-C(2))-methyltransferase RlmN — translation MYNLKDMTLEEMEEFFVNIGESRYRAKQIYKWIYDKKITDFDEMTDISKNLRSKLKEIAYISQLKIEARRVSEVDDTVKYLFLLEDNNIIEGVAIRYRFGNTACVSTQVGCNMRCSFCASAIGGKVRDLKASEMVDQVMAIDSDYGKISNIVLMGSGEPFDNYDEVMKFIKIVNNPYGLGIGGRHITISTCGIVPKIYQFADEKLQVNLSISLHAPNDELRTQLMPINKAYPLEELMKACKYYVEKTRRRITFEYSLIEGVNDKKEHAYQLVDLLKGMLCHVNLIPINYVKEIGFKKANNEKVMMFKKIIEDAGISCTVRRELGSDIEAACGQLRRKYLKER, via the coding sequence TTGTACAATTTAAAGGATATGACCTTGGAAGAAATGGAAGAATTCTTTGTAAATATTGGAGAGAGTAGATATAGAGCTAAGCAGATTTACAAGTGGATTTACGATAAAAAAATTACAGATTTTGACGAAATGACAGATATCTCTAAGAATTTGCGCTCAAAATTAAAAGAAATCGCTTATATTTCACAACTAAAAATTGAAGCGAGAAGGGTTTCTGAAGTAGATGATACGGTAAAATACCTTTTTTTGTTGGAAGACAACAATATTATTGAAGGAGTTGCTATAAGATACAGGTTTGGAAATACTGCTTGTGTTTCTACTCAAGTAGGGTGCAATATGAGATGTAGCTTTTGTGCTTCTGCTATTGGAGGTAAAGTTAGAGATTTAAAAGCCTCAGAGATGGTGGACCAAGTTATGGCTATAGATAGCGACTATGGCAAGATTTCTAATATTGTTTTGATGGGAAGTGGGGAACCTTTTGATAATTATGATGAAGTGATGAAATTTATAAAAATAGTGAATAACCCCTATGGTTTAGGAATAGGCGGCAGGCATATAACTATATCTACTTGTGGAATAGTTCCTAAAATTTATCAATTTGCAGATGAAAAACTACAGGTTAATTTATCTATTTCATTACATGCTCCTAATGATGAATTGAGAACTCAACTAATGCCAATAAATAAGGCTTATCCATTAGAGGAATTGATGAAAGCTTGTAAGTATTATGTAGAAAAAACAAGGCGCAGGATAACTTTTGAGTATTCTTTAATTGAAGGAGTAAATGATAAAAAAGAACATGCGTATCAATTGGTTGATTTATTAAAAGGGATGTTGTGCCATGTCAATTTGATACCTATTAATTATGTAAAAGAAATAGGCTTTAAAAAGGCAAACAATGAAAAAGTTATGATGTTTAAAAAAATTATTGAAGATGCAGGGATATCTTGCACGGTGAGAAGGGAATTGGGAAGCGATATTGAAGCTGCCTGTGGACAGCTGAGGAGAAAGTATTTAAAGGAAAGGTAG
- a CDS encoding Stp1/IreP family PP2C-type Ser/Thr phosphatase, which yields MIVAVLTDIGNVREKNEDYYYASEEKDLPLFIVADGMGGHNGGEVASKSAVEAIVDYFKKNYFKLQDKEIFSIEGFIEKSIKYANKVVYSQACSECELTGMGTTLTLLFFEKNHFFIGHIGDSRAYLIRDNHIKQITEDHSFVEELVKMGKITHEEARVHPQKNIITRALGVDEDVKVDIFHDTVMPEDILLLCTDGLTNLVTDQQILDEFTKNEDINTSCANLVNLAKANGGYDNITLIAVKEVTS from the coding sequence ATGATTGTAGCTGTCCTAACTGATATTGGAAATGTGAGAGAAAAAAATGAAGATTATTATTATGCCTCAGAGGAAAAAGATTTGCCACTGTTTATTGTAGCAGATGGAATGGGAGGCCATAATGGGGGTGAAGTTGCAAGTAAGTCTGCAGTTGAGGCCATTGTTGATTATTTTAAAAAGAATTATTTTAAACTACAGGATAAAGAAATTTTTTCTATAGAAGGTTTTATAGAGAAATCAATTAAATATGCTAATAAAGTGGTTTATTCTCAAGCCTGTTCAGAATGTGAATTGACAGGGATGGGTACTACCCTTACTTTGTTATTTTTTGAAAAAAATCATTTTTTTATAGGACATATTGGAGATAGTAGGGCTTATTTAATAAGAGATAACCATATAAAACAAATTACAGAAGACCATTCATTTGTAGAAGAACTTGTAAAAATGGGTAAAATAACTCATGAAGAAGCCCGAGTGCATCCTCAAAAAAATATAATAACCAGGGCTTTGGGAGTTGATGAGGATGTAAAAGTAGATATATTTCATGACACTGTTATGCCAGAAGATATTTTGCTTTTATGCACAGATGGACTTACTAATTTGGTGACAGACCAACAAATTTTAGATGAATTTACTAAGAATGAAGATATAAATACCTCTTGTGCTAATTTGGTAAATCTTGCAAAGGCTAACGGTGGATATGATAACATAACTCTTATTGCTGTTAAGGAGGTGACATCATGA
- the pknB gene encoding Stk1 family PASTA domain-containing Ser/Thr kinase has product MIGRILGNRYEILEKIGEGGMAKVYKAKCHLLNRIVAIKILRPEFAADEDFVKKFRRESQAAASLSHPNIVSIYDVGQEGDIYYIVMEYVKGRTLKKLISENGGPLEVGRAIEIARQVCKALDHAHRNRIIHRDIKPQNILVTDDDVVKVTDFGIARAANGSTITYTGDVVGTAYYFSPEQARGGIVDERTDIYSLGIVLYEMLTGKVPFEGDSPISVALKHIQEDIIPPSKLNDKVPKELDQIVLKATQKDVNLRYQTAADFLKDLDTFLRNPKELNFKEEEITKTRVIPSKDVEELKRAAQRKEKEKKRRNVIKRITTVLLILLLLASLAYGTMYVFNNFFKVSDVVVPNVVGSPLNQASKILSDHNLKMEISEERYSDKPENTVLSQDPSQGSVVKTGSTVYVVISKGKQVVVVPNVINKDYLEAKNILENMGLKANIIEQYNDQFPKEYVFDQNPRQGVQVEYNTVIDLYVSKGPQPAIMPNVVNMTLEEATTALENAGLKLGKVIYKETTDAPENIVLEQSVPPNSEVQKGSPIDLIVSKMPQDSLQQQTKNVIIKLPDKPGTMKVDVYVIQNGQKNLVYSAEHTYQDSPLTVPVTAYKGKATIEVDIDGQVYSTVEARF; this is encoded by the coding sequence ATGATTGGACGTATATTAGGTAACCGCTATGAAATATTAGAGAAAATTGGCGAAGGCGGAATGGCTAAGGTTTACAAAGCAAAGTGTCATCTCCTTAACAGAATAGTGGCAATCAAGATTTTGAGGCCTGAATTTGCAGCAGATGAGGATTTTGTAAAAAAATTTAGAAGAGAATCTCAGGCAGCGGCAAGTCTTTCTCACCCTAATATAGTGAGTATATACGATGTTGGGCAAGAAGGGGATATTTACTACATTGTGATGGAATATGTAAAGGGACGTACTTTAAAAAAGCTTATAAGTGAAAATGGTGGGCCATTAGAGGTAGGTAGAGCGATAGAAATAGCACGACAAGTTTGCAAGGCATTGGACCATGCCCATAGGAATCGCATTATTCACAGAGATATAAAACCTCAAAATATTCTTGTTACTGATGACGATGTGGTGAAAGTTACTGATTTTGGAATTGCACGAGCTGCTAATGGTTCTACTATAACTTACACTGGAGATGTAGTAGGTACTGCTTATTATTTTTCGCCTGAACAGGCAAGGGGTGGAATAGTAGATGAAAGGACGGATATTTACTCTTTAGGAATCGTCCTTTATGAAATGTTAACGGGAAAAGTGCCTTTTGAGGGCGATAGTCCTATTTCTGTTGCTTTAAAACACATTCAAGAAGATATAATCCCCCCTTCAAAGCTAAATGACAAAGTGCCGAAAGAATTAGATCAAATAGTTTTAAAAGCTACCCAAAAGGATGTAAATCTAAGGTATCAAACTGCAGCAGATTTTCTTAAGGACTTAGACACTTTTTTGCGAAACCCTAAAGAACTAAATTTCAAAGAAGAAGAAATCACAAAAACACGAGTGATTCCTTCTAAAGATGTAGAGGAGTTAAAGAGAGCGGCCCAAAGGAAGGAAAAAGAAAAGAAAAGGAGAAATGTCATAAAAAGAATAACAACTGTTTTATTAATTCTCTTGCTACTGGCTTCTTTAGCTTATGGTACGATGTATGTCTTCAATAACTTTTTCAAAGTAAGCGATGTGGTAGTTCCAAATGTGGTAGGTTCGCCATTAAATCAGGCAAGTAAAATTTTGTCAGACCATAATTTAAAGATGGAGATAAGTGAAGAGCGGTATAGCGATAAACCTGAAAATACTGTTTTATCTCAAGACCCTTCACAAGGGAGTGTAGTAAAAACAGGAAGTACGGTCTACGTGGTGATTAGTAAAGGTAAGCAGGTTGTTGTGGTGCCTAATGTGATAAATAAAGATTATTTAGAGGCTAAAAATATTCTTGAGAATATGGGCCTCAAAGCAAATATTATAGAACAATATAATGACCAGTTTCCTAAAGAGTATGTTTTTGACCAAAATCCAAGACAAGGAGTACAGGTAGAATATAACACAGTAATTGACCTGTATGTTAGCAAAGGTCCACAGCCTGCAATAATGCCTAACGTAGTTAATATGACATTGGAGGAAGCGACAACTGCCTTAGAAAATGCTGGTTTAAAATTAGGTAAAGTCATTTATAAAGAGACAACTGATGCACCAGAAAACATTGTGTTAGAGCAAAGTGTTCCTCCAAATAGTGAAGTCCAAAAGGGAAGTCCGATAGATTTAATTGTTAGCAAGATGCCTCAAGATTCTTTACAACAACAAACTAAAAATGTTATTATTAAATTGCCTGACAAACCAGGTACTATGAAAGTGGATGTGTATGTAATACAAAACGGACAAAAGAATCTAGTATATTCTGCCGAGCACACTTATCAAGACAGCCCTCTTACTGTTCCTGTAACGGCATATAAAGGAAAAGCTACAATTGAGGTGGATATAGATGGACAGGTATATAGTACAGTGGAGGCGAGATTTTAA
- the rsgA gene encoding ribosome small subunit-dependent GTPase A: protein MTRIEGRIVRGIAGFYYVATEHGIIECRARGKFRKDNITPLVGDIVEIQIINDSEGYILNILPRKNELTRPPVANVDQAIIVFAIVRPELNRVLLDKMIVLAESNDIEPVICINKVDLKEDREAFDLVTIYQKIGYKAVVTSTVTKEGIEKLKSYLKDKVSFFAGPSGVGKSSLINSIQSNIKLQTGEVSEKLLRGRHTTRSVELLSLDFGGYVLDTPGFTALTLDIDKQDLRYYFKEFLEFQKGCKFSSCLHVNEPDCNVIKAVEEGLIDKNRYLSYLSLLKELKEKEKRRY from the coding sequence TTGACAAGGATTGAAGGAAGAATTGTACGAGGAATAGCTGGATTTTATTATGTAGCTACAGAGCACGGCATTATAGAATGCCGTGCTCGTGGAAAGTTTAGAAAAGATAATATTACTCCCTTAGTAGGTGACATTGTAGAAATTCAAATAATAAACGATAGTGAGGGGTATATTTTAAACATTTTACCCCGAAAAAATGAACTTACAAGGCCTCCAGTAGCTAACGTAGACCAGGCGATAATAGTATTTGCTATTGTCAGGCCAGAGCTTAACAGAGTTTTATTAGATAAAATGATTGTATTGGCAGAGAGCAATGATATTGAGCCTGTGATTTGTATCAATAAGGTGGATTTAAAAGAGGATAGAGAAGCTTTTGATTTGGTGACTATTTATCAGAAAATAGGATATAAAGCAGTGGTTACTTCTACAGTTACAAAAGAAGGAATTGAGAAATTAAAATCTTATTTAAAGGACAAGGTTTCATTTTTTGCAGGCCCTTCTGGAGTTGGGAAATCCTCTTTGATTAATTCTATTCAGTCAAATATAAAACTACAGACAGGGGAGGTAAGTGAAAAGCTTCTAAGAGGTAGACACACAACAAGAAGTGTAGAACTTTTATCTCTTGATTTTGGAGGATATGTTTTAGATACGCCGGGTTTTACTGCTTTGACGTTGGATATTGATAAACAAGACCTTCGATACTATTTTAAAGAATTTTTAGAGTTTCAAAAGGGATGCAAGTTTTCTTCTTGTCTTCATGTAAATGAGCCAGATTGTAATGTTATAAAGGCTGTGGAAGAAGGATTAATAGATAAAAACAGATATTTGAGTTATCTTTCTCTGCTAAAAGAATTAAAGGAAAAAGAGAAGAGGAGGTACTAA
- the rpe gene encoding ribulose-phosphate 3-epimerase encodes MKIAPSILSANFANLLEDVKKIEKDADLLHIDVMDGHFVPNITIGPVVVKSLRKFFSLPFDVHLMIENPDLYIEEFANSGADIITVHQEACIHLHRTIQKIKGYGKKAGVSLNPATPLETLKYILQDVDMILIMTVNPGFGGQKFIDSMLKKIEELKKMREDLGLNFEIEVDGGINLYNVKEVVEAGADIIVAGSAIFDSSNPAQTIKEFREAIEK; translated from the coding sequence TTGAAAATAGCTCCTTCAATATTATCCGCAAATTTTGCGAATTTATTAGAAGATGTAAAAAAGATAGAAAAAGATGCTGACCTTTTGCATATTGATGTAATGGATGGCCATTTTGTTCCAAATATCACCATTGGACCAGTAGTTGTAAAGTCCCTTAGAAAATTTTTTTCTCTTCCTTTTGATGTCCATTTGATGATTGAAAATCCGGATTTGTACATAGAGGAGTTTGCAAATTCAGGAGCGGATATTATAACTGTCCACCAAGAGGCTTGTATACACTTACATAGGACAATACAAAAAATAAAAGGCTACGGCAAAAAAGCTGGGGTTTCTTTAAATCCAGCTACACCTTTAGAAACTTTAAAATATATATTACAGGATGTTGACATGATTTTGATTATGACAGTAAATCCTGGATTTGGAGGACAAAAGTTTATAGATTCAATGCTTAAAAAGATTGAAGAATTAAAGAAAATGAGAGAAGATTTAGGCTTAAACTTTGAAATTGAGGTAGACGGTGGAATTAACCTTTATAATGTAAAGGAAGTGGTTGAGGCAGGAGCTGATATAATTGTAGCTGGTTCTGCAATTTTTGATTCTTCAAATCCTGCTCAAACTATAAAAGAATTTAGAGAGGCAATAGAAAAATGA
- a CDS encoding thiamine diphosphokinase, translating into MKVLIISNGDIKDYNFYEKLLKDADMVICADGGANHAYRMKLKPHLIVGDLDSIEEEVLEFYEKEGVRIEKYPPMKDETDTQLAMLKAIELGATDVTFIGVIGERFDHSYANLSLLLYLLNRNIKGKIVNEMNEIYLINKFIEVEGKKGELLSLLPYSKEVKGIYTKGLFYGLSGQSMDLEMPYGISNVFTEDKATIEIEEGLLLVIKPRE; encoded by the coding sequence ATGAAGGTCTTAATTATTTCTAATGGAGATATAAAAGATTATAATTTTTATGAAAAGCTATTAAAGGATGCAGATATGGTTATATGTGCAGATGGTGGAGCAAATCATGCTTACCGAATGAAACTAAAACCTCATTTAATAGTGGGAGATTTAGATTCAATAGAAGAAGAAGTTTTAGAATTTTATGAAAAAGAGGGGGTAAGGATAGAAAAATATCCACCCATGAAGGATGAGACAGATACACAACTGGCAATGTTAAAAGCGATAGAATTAGGTGCAACAGACGTTACTTTTATAGGAGTGATTGGAGAAAGATTTGACCATTCTTATGCAAATCTTTCACTTTTACTCTATCTACTAAATCGCAATATTAAGGGTAAAATTGTAAATGAAATGAATGAAATATATTTGATAAATAAATTTATAGAGGTTGAAGGTAAAAAAGGAGAACTTTTATCTTTACTGCCTTATTCAAAGGAAGTAAAGGGAATATACACTAAAGGCTTGTTTTATGGTCTTTCAGGTCAAAGTATGGATTTAGAGATGCCTTACGGTATAAGCAATGTTTTTACAGAGGATAAAGCCACTATAGAAATAGAAGAAGGACTTTTATTAGTGATAAAGCCAAGAGAATAG
- the rpmB gene encoding 50S ribosomal protein L28 translates to MLKCDICGKGPLAGYQYSHSHRKSIRKWKPNIKKVRAIVDGTPVRLHVCTKCLKAGKVQRAL, encoded by the coding sequence ATGCTTAAATGCGATATTTGTGGAAAAGGGCCTTTAGCAGGCTATCAATATAGCCACTCCCACAGAAAATCTATAAGAAAGTGGAAACCTAACATAAAAAAAGTAAGAGCTATAGTAGATGGTACTCCTGTTAGACTCCATGTATGTACAAAATGCTTAAAAGCAGGAAAAGTACAAAGAGCATTATAA
- a CDS encoding Asp23/Gls24 family envelope stress response protein, which yields MIQIKNKYGVINISNDAIAAITSRAVAECYGIVGLGRRGANGLIEIFKTENSGRGVKVLATEDGVTLEVYIVVLYGVNIKTVSANAIEKVKYAVEKFVGVKVENVIINVQGIKVDN from the coding sequence ATGATTCAAATAAAAAACAAATATGGAGTAATAAATATCTCAAATGATGCAATTGCTGCTATAACCAGTAGAGCAGTAGCGGAGTGTTATGGGATAGTAGGCTTGGGGAGGAGAGGAGCAAATGGATTAATAGAGATATTTAAAACAGAAAATTCAGGGAGAGGAGTCAAAGTTTTAGCTACAGAAGATGGTGTAACACTGGAAGTTTATATAGTTGTCCTATACGGTGTAAATATAAAAACTGTTTCAGCGAATGCTATTGAAAAAGTGAAATATGCTGTCGAGAAATTTGTAGGAGTAAAAGTGGAAAATGTAATAATAAATGTTCAGGGAATTAAAGTTGATAATTGA